A stretch of Paenibacillus peoriae DNA encodes these proteins:
- a CDS encoding LysR family transcriptional regulator, which produces MDMKHLHYFCVIVEDGQITKAARTLNMAQPPLSQQLKNMEDELGVKLIYREGKKWEVTEAGYTLYTRAKRLLAEMEDTCREIGEFENKVTGTLAIGTSSACMSLITEQLSRFHQDYPEVYIKIGHGDTHHLEELLHQNKVDLALLLLPVDDKSYHSIELEGVSFVAVLPSEWADRHPSGEITLQEAANYDLLLGRRTEGHGLYETVIRKFQEHHLVPRVVLDCPEISTILSLVSTGMGITIIPDAGLGQEYGDRFRTLSIKEPFPFTRPAVVWRKDRYLSNAARKLVELLQAENTKKTVPE; this is translated from the coding sequence ATGGATATGAAGCATCTGCATTACTTTTGTGTCATCGTGGAGGATGGGCAAATCACCAAGGCTGCCAGAACGCTCAACATGGCCCAGCCTCCACTGAGTCAACAACTCAAAAATATGGAGGACGAGCTTGGCGTAAAGCTGATTTACCGTGAAGGAAAGAAGTGGGAAGTTACCGAGGCCGGGTATACACTGTATACACGCGCCAAACGATTATTGGCTGAAATGGAGGACACCTGTAGAGAAATTGGGGAGTTTGAAAACAAAGTAACCGGCACACTTGCTATAGGCACGTCATCCGCCTGTATGTCTCTGATTACTGAACAACTCAGCCGCTTTCATCAGGATTATCCAGAGGTATACATTAAAATAGGACACGGAGACACACATCATCTGGAAGAGCTGCTGCACCAAAATAAAGTGGATCTGGCCCTGTTGCTGCTTCCGGTAGATGACAAATCGTACCATTCAATTGAGTTGGAGGGCGTTTCCTTTGTTGCCGTACTTCCGTCTGAATGGGCAGATCGTCATCCCAGTGGGGAAATTACGTTACAAGAAGCTGCCAACTATGACCTCTTGCTGGGACGCCGAACAGAGGGACACGGACTATACGAAACCGTCATACGCAAATTTCAGGAACACCATCTTGTTCCGCGCGTCGTATTGGACTGTCCTGAAATATCGACCATTCTCTCGCTCGTTTCCACAGGCATGGGAATTACCATCATTCCAGACGCTGGCTTGGGACAAGAATACGGGGACAGATTTCGCACACTCTCCATTAAGGAGCCGTTCCCCTTCACACGGCCTGCCGTCGTATGGCGCAAGGATCGTTATTTATCCAATGCAGCTCGCAAATTGGTTGAACTGCTACAAGCTGAAAACACAAAAAAGACTGTTCCCGAGTAG
- a CDS encoding non-oxidative hydroxyarylic acid decarboxylases subunit D: MHICPRCESNRSEVVSHSPVKDAWEVLLCPVCLFTWRTSEPDSITDPAKYKSAFKVNPKDIPNAAHVPPIPERL; encoded by the coding sequence ATGCATATTTGTCCCCGTTGTGAGTCCAATCGTTCAGAAGTTGTTTCCCATTCGCCGGTTAAAGATGCCTGGGAGGTTTTGTTGTGCCCTGTATGCCTGTTCACATGGCGAACCTCAGAACCGGATAGCATTACGGATCCAGCAAAGTATAAATCGGCGTTCAAGGTAAACCCCAAAGATATTCCGAATGCTGCTCATGTTCCTCCTATTCCAGAGCGGTTATAG
- a CDS encoding flavin prenyltransferase UbiX: MKKMIVGISGATGSIFGIRILQQLREAGVQSHLVLSPWAIANIPYETGYTVKEVEAMADAVYSYKDQAARISSGSFRVDGMVVAPCSMKTLASIRIGMADNLLTRSADVMLKERKKLLLMTRETPLSSIHLENMLELSRMGVMILPPMPAFYNHPASIEELVDHIVFRVLDQFGIVTTAAKRWDGMKQTDSRLHQN, encoded by the coding sequence ATGAAAAAAATGATTGTAGGAATATCGGGAGCGACAGGGTCGATCTTTGGTATCCGTATATTGCAACAATTACGAGAGGCTGGAGTTCAAAGCCATCTGGTACTATCCCCGTGGGCTATCGCGAACATTCCCTATGAGACAGGCTATACGGTGAAGGAAGTGGAGGCAATGGCGGATGCAGTCTACTCGTATAAGGATCAGGCTGCGCGTATTTCCAGCGGCTCCTTTCGGGTAGACGGTATGGTCGTCGCTCCTTGCAGCATGAAGACTCTTGCCTCTATTCGTATCGGTATGGCGGACAACCTGCTCACCCGATCAGCGGATGTGATGCTGAAGGAGCGAAAGAAGCTACTGCTCATGACCAGGGAAACACCATTAAGCAGTATCCATCTGGAAAATATGCTGGAGCTGTCACGTATGGGCGTGATGATCCTGCCGCCGATGCCTGCCTTTTATAATCATCCTGCAAGTATCGAGGAATTGGTAGATCATATTGTTTTTCGCGTATTAGATCAGTTCGGTATCGTCACAACCGCAGCCAAACGATGGGATGGAATGAAGCAAACTGACTCCAGACTGCACCAGAATTGA
- a CDS encoding response regulator: protein MNILIADDESMIRQGIRRTIGQALPTCGIHLAASTEEAAGILAEHPVDIVLTDILMPGMDGLEFMRISKRKHPHLQWVVISAHSDFHYAQRAVKLGAKDYLLKPIGKRKLLECIEMLAAEALVASQQANEGRLLKSNMVYLREAVFQRYALGLDTGKLDIQPFVENYPEFHLFMVRMEPDHKQTHLEHFMIENVLSELVEAGGSGFVVSLDRHSLLGIARLRSEAEAARLETLLESHLKRYVKVPLQITRSGVHHNFASIPEEVARLRRTPEEIAAAATDTGECLRKGMHTVDVALQYIRAHFTEELSLEKVASIVFLNPVYFSQLFKQKTGQGYKDYVISLRMEEAKRLLSDPHLRLADISERIGYQDMRHFTQVFRRKCGMTPTEYRHQGVK from the coding sequence ATGAATATTCTGATAGCTGACGATGAAAGTATGATACGGCAGGGGATTCGGCGTACCATTGGCCAAGCTCTACCCACCTGCGGCATTCATCTCGCTGCTTCCACCGAGGAAGCAGCAGGCATTCTGGCGGAGCATCCTGTAGATATTGTATTAACTGATATCCTGATGCCTGGCATGGATGGTCTGGAATTCATGCGTATTTCTAAGCGAAAGCATCCTCATCTGCAGTGGGTTGTCATTTCGGCCCATTCCGACTTCCATTATGCACAAAGAGCAGTAAAGCTGGGTGCCAAAGACTACCTGTTAAAGCCGATTGGTAAAAGAAAGCTGCTGGAATGCATTGAAATGTTGGCAGCCGAGGCACTTGTGGCCTCGCAGCAGGCGAACGAGGGTAGGCTTCTCAAATCCAATATGGTTTATTTGCGTGAAGCCGTTTTCCAACGCTATGCCCTTGGACTGGATACAGGTAAGCTGGATATACAGCCTTTTGTCGAAAATTATCCGGAATTCCATCTCTTCATGGTTCGTATGGAACCTGATCACAAGCAGACACATCTGGAGCATTTTATGATTGAAAATGTACTGTCCGAACTCGTTGAGGCAGGGGGCAGCGGCTTTGTCGTTAGTCTAGACCGCCATAGTCTGCTGGGCATTGCAAGGCTAAGGAGTGAGGCAGAGGCCGCACGGCTAGAGACGTTGCTCGAATCCCATTTGAAGCGTTATGTGAAGGTGCCCCTACAAATTACACGTTCGGGTGTTCATCACAATTTTGCTTCCATACCTGAAGAGGTGGCGCGGCTAAGACGTACGCCAGAGGAGATTGCAGCCGCAGCAACGGATACAGGAGAATGTCTCCGCAAAGGCATGCATACGGTAGATGTGGCGTTGCAATACATTCGGGCTCACTTTACAGAGGAGCTGTCACTTGAAAAAGTGGCCTCAATTGTATTTTTAAATCCGGTGTATTTTAGCCAGTTATTTAAGCAAAAGACGGGACAAGGCTATAAGGATTACGTCATTTCCTTGCGTATGGAGGAGGCGAAGCGGTTGCTCAGTGATCCTCATTTGCGGCTGGCTGATATTTCAGAGCGGATCGGCTATCAGGATATGCGGCATTTTACACAGGTATTCCGGCGCAAATGTGGAATGACTCCAACCGAGTATCGACATCAGGGAGTCAAGTAA
- a CDS encoding non-oxidative hydroxyarylic acid decarboxylases subunit C has product MAYKDFRDFLNTLEKEGQLLTISDEVKPEPDLAAANKALSNLGDKTPALFFNNIYGYTDARIAMNVMGSWPNHALMMGMPKNTPLKEQFFEFARRYEQFPVPVKREETAPFHEVEITEDINLFDILPLFRLNQGDGGFYLDKAILVSRDLDDPDTYGKQNVGLYRMQVKGKNRLGIQPVPQHDIAIHIRQAEERGENLKVAIALGCEPVITTAASTPLLYDQSEYEMAGAIQGEPYRVVKAKDADLDLPWGAEVILEGEVLAGEREYEGPFGEFTGHYSGGRAMPVIQINRVYHRKQPIFEHLYIGMPWTETDYMIGVNTSVPLFQQLKDAFPNEIVAVNAMYTHGLVAIISTKTRYGGFAKAVGMRALTTPHGLGYCKLVIVVDEGVDPFNLPQVMWALSTKLHPKHDAVIVPGLSILPLDPGSDPAGMTHKMILDATTPVAPDIRGHYSQPLDSPLGVAEWEKKLSQMLR; this is encoded by the coding sequence ATGGCTTATAAAGACTTTCGCGATTTTCTAAACACCTTGGAAAAGGAGGGACAACTACTCACGATCAGCGACGAGGTAAAGCCGGAGCCAGACCTGGCGGCAGCTAACAAAGCATTAAGCAATCTTGGAGATAAGACACCTGCTCTCTTTTTCAATAATATCTATGGATATACGGATGCTCGTATTGCAATGAATGTGATGGGCTCCTGGCCCAATCATGCCCTTATGATGGGAATGCCAAAAAATACGCCGCTGAAGGAGCAGTTTTTTGAATTCGCCAGACGCTATGAACAATTTCCGGTGCCCGTGAAGCGGGAAGAAACCGCTCCTTTTCATGAAGTCGAGATTACAGAGGATATTAATTTGTTTGATATTTTGCCGTTGTTTCGTTTGAACCAGGGGGACGGAGGATTTTATCTGGACAAAGCGATTTTAGTTTCACGCGATCTGGATGACCCGGACACCTACGGTAAGCAAAATGTCGGCTTGTACCGGATGCAGGTGAAAGGCAAGAACCGTTTGGGCATCCAGCCTGTACCACAGCATGATATTGCGATCCATATCCGTCAGGCTGAGGAACGCGGCGAAAATCTGAAGGTGGCTATTGCCCTCGGATGTGAGCCTGTGATTACAACGGCTGCTTCTACACCGCTGCTGTACGATCAATCCGAATATGAGATGGCTGGGGCCATTCAGGGTGAGCCTTATCGTGTGGTCAAAGCGAAGGACGCAGATCTGGATCTGCCTTGGGGAGCCGAGGTCATTTTGGAGGGCGAAGTGTTGGCAGGTGAACGTGAGTATGAAGGTCCATTCGGTGAATTCACAGGTCACTATTCCGGCGGTCGCGCGATGCCAGTCATCCAGATTAATCGTGTATATCACCGCAAACAGCCTATCTTTGAGCATCTGTACATCGGGATGCCTTGGACGGAAACGGATTATATGATCGGTGTGAATACAAGTGTACCGTTGTTTCAGCAGCTTAAGGATGCTTTTCCTAATGAAATCGTAGCCGTTAATGCTATGTATACGCATGGGCTGGTTGCTATTATTTCCACGAAAACCCGGTATGGCGGCTTTGCGAAGGCTGTGGGAATGCGTGCGTTAACGACTCCGCATGGATTGGGGTATTGCAAGCTGGTGATTGTGGTGGACGAGGGGGTCGATCCGTTCAATCTGCCGCAAGTCATGTGGGCTTTATCCACCAAGCTTCATCCAAAGCATGATGCTGTCATTGTTCCTGGCTTGTCTATTTTACCGCTTGACCCCGGCTCTGATCCGGCAGGTATGACGCACAAAATGATACTGGATGCGACGACACCTGTAGCACCGGATATTAGAGGCCATTACTCGCAGCCGCTCGATTCCCCGCTGGGTGTAGCGGAATGGGAGAAAAAGTTGAGCCAAATGCTTCGCTAA